One stretch of Mangifera indica cultivar Alphonso chromosome 9, CATAS_Mindica_2.1, whole genome shotgun sequence DNA includes these proteins:
- the LOC123226386 gene encoding IRK-interacting protein-like: MAAATTASSQIFQNHNTNTSVSRHEIQAAIAEAVELRALHAALMKGNSPANSRCPSSPPGSLPVSQFCAQDYPVFTPSYDDEPAPGCHPILSKNPSRTWDDCGLEGNETGFLDYKKENSTSQKGYPSDFATLESHTCPTEDRKSVTGPTSKHIKVLQNSPGATEFYKLRRGSSLGDFKSVSSCNRCKPATITTEPENITRNIKKSNIVVPLTDSHSSARSQSKNRGVISWLFPRLKKKHKWENSPNRTKSEEVSQIFKDLGILSVETLKRELIKANESRDAALNEVSEMKSSFEELKQRLEYLESYCEELKKALRQATNLKGSQFPENPGNFPWRGKSIGGNSENLTPVSEEVMVEGFLQIVSEARLSVKQFCKTLIAQIEDTDQSLMLNSLLQPYKLSLTSKFSKAFSCHLEAIINQTLYMDFENCVFQKNGKPKHLDRQQDRQAQFSSFVSLRNLSWNEVLRKGTKYYGEEFSKFCDQKMSCIITTLNWTRPWPEQLLQAFFVAAKCIWLLHLLAFSFSPPLGILRVEENRSFDGHYMEDLFMERQKSLGASRVKIMVMPGFYVQDRVLRCKVLCKV, translated from the exons ATGGCTGCTGCCACCACTGCTTCTTctcaaatatttcaaaatcataatacTAATACTTCAGTTAGCAGGCACGAAATTCAAGCCGCCATTGCTGAAGCAGTCGAATTGAGAGCTCTTCATGCCGCTTTAATGAAAGGCAACAGCCCCGCCAATTCTCGATGCCCTTCTAGTCCCCCTGGTTCTCTCCCTGTCTCTCAGTTCTGCGCTCAAGATTACCCTGTTTTCACTCCT AGTTATGACGACGAACCAGCACCTGGGTGTCATCCAATCTTATCAAAGAATCCTTCTAGAACCTGGGATGATTGTGGACTTGAAGGGAATGAGACTGGTTTTTTGGATTACAAGAAGGAGAACTCAACTTCACAGAAAGGATATCCTTCAGATTTTGCCACATTAGAGTCACATACTTGTCCTACTGAGGACCGAAAATCTGTCACTGGTCCAACCTCTAAGCACATCAAAGTTCTTCAAAACTCTCCAGGAGCAACAGAATTCTACAAATTGAGAAGGGGAAGCAGCTTGGGAGACTTCAAATCAGTGTCATCTTGCAATAGATGCAAACCTGCAACCATCACCACTGAGCCTGAAAATATCACCAGGAACATCAAGAAGTCTAACATTGTTGTCCCATTGACAGATTCACATTCATCTGCTCGATCACAATCGAAAAATCGGGGAGTGATTTCATGGTTGTTTCCgaggttgaagaagaagcaCAAGTGGGAGAATTCCCCAAACCGGACAAAATCCGAAGAAGTTTCACAGATTTTCAAGGACTTGGGTATATTATCAGTTGAAACATTGAAGAGAGAATTGATCAAGGCGAATGAGAGTCGGGACGCGGCGTTAAATGAAGTTTCTGAAATGAAATCTTCCTTTGAGGAGCTGAAACAAAGACTGGAGTACTTGGAATCCTACTGTGAAGAGCTGAAGAAAGCTTTGAGACAAGCAACAAATTTAAAGGGCTCCCAGTTTCCTGAAAATCCTGGAAATTTTCCCTGGAGAGGCAAGTCCATTGGTGGGAATTCGGAAAATTTGACGCCTGTGAGTGAAGAAGTAATGGTGGAAGGCTTCTTGCAGATAGTTTCCGAGGCAAGACTATCTGTAAAACAATTCTGCAAGACGCTCATCGCGCAAATAGAAGACACGGATCAATCTCTGATGTTGAATTCCCTTCTTCAACCTTACAAATTATCACTAACTTCAAAATTCTCAAAGGCGTTTTCATGCCATTTGGAAGCAATAATAAACCAAACACTCTACATGGATTTTGAGAATTGTGTGTTTCAGAAAAATGGTAAACCAAAGCATCTAGATCGTCAACAAGATCGGCAGGCACAGTTTTCATCCTTTGTTTCGCTGAGAAATCTGAGCTGGAATGAAGTATTAAGGAAAGGGACTAAATATTATGGTGAAGAATTCAGCAAATTCTGTGACCAAAAAATGAGCTGCATAATCACAACTCTAAATTGGACTAGGCCATGGCCAGAACAACTTCTGCAGGCATTTTTTGTGGCTGCAAAATGCATATGGCTACTTCATTTACTCGCGTTTTCATTCAGTCCGCCATTGGGGATTTTGAGGGTGGAAGAAAACAGGAGCTTTGATGGACATTACATGGAGGATTTGTTCATGGAAAGGCAGAAATCACTGGGGGCAAGCAGGGTTAAAATAATGGTGATGCCAGGATTTTATGTGCAGGATAGAGTATTGAGATGTAAGGTACTTTGCAAAGTATAA